One window of the Brevibacterium limosum genome contains the following:
- a CDS encoding DUF58 domain-containing protein: MRLSTSGIIFVLAGAALIITAYRFALPGLLPAGLLLLGLVLLSALLILWGTRRVSIAMSTSLHEVALSPSGDRHPLAAEGKEVEMEARVTNIGQLAIPAATIDFVPAEGFGDSTSGDVPPLAHGASQSVLTSFTPNRRGVSGIEAVLITVFGPFGLVKMKKKVHGAFPVAVSVPILPARIPQDSSIRPARLDDGKVRTGHTTRDFHTREYVPGDDLRHVHWPSTAKSGELMVRHEADEETLHALIVIDLIADEGVEEPSDLEIEFLLAAATAAGTAFLRADYEVNVVAPGHQIRFNGARDIDKLRLLSALVRSGRVELPSHDNPNHIVICSVGDQRGQELASHFSRRVPVTLRTLSEIDDLTMLGLSEDLPESWTTFESRRSGSGTGRTATGSGTAGAGGPSSAPGGTSSTPGDATSTPQGVRR; encoded by the coding sequence ATGCGACTGAGCACTTCGGGAATCATCTTCGTCCTCGCCGGGGCGGCCCTGATCATCACGGCCTACCGCTTCGCGCTGCCCGGACTGCTGCCGGCAGGTCTGCTGCTGCTCGGTCTGGTTCTGCTCTCTGCGCTGCTCATCCTGTGGGGAACCCGGCGGGTGTCGATTGCGATGAGCACCTCGCTGCACGAGGTGGCGCTGTCCCCTTCGGGCGACCGCCACCCTCTGGCCGCCGAGGGCAAGGAGGTCGAGATGGAGGCGCGCGTGACCAATATCGGTCAGCTCGCGATTCCGGCGGCGACGATCGACTTCGTCCCGGCCGAGGGTTTCGGCGACTCCACCTCCGGTGACGTTCCGCCTCTGGCCCATGGCGCTTCGCAGTCGGTTCTCACGTCCTTCACCCCCAACCGGCGCGGCGTCTCCGGCATCGAAGCGGTGCTCATCACCGTGTTCGGCCCCTTCGGCCTGGTGAAGATGAAGAAGAAGGTCCACGGGGCCTTCCCCGTTGCCGTATCCGTGCCGATTCTGCCCGCGCGCATTCCGCAGGATTCGTCGATCCGGCCCGCCCGCCTCGATGACGGCAAGGTCCGGACCGGGCACACCACCCGGGATTTCCACACGCGTGAGTACGTGCCCGGTGATGATCTGCGGCATGTGCATTGGCCCTCGACGGCGAAGTCCGGCGAGCTCATGGTCCGACACGAAGCCGACGAGGAGACTCTCCATGCGCTCATCGTCATCGACCTCATCGCCGATGAGGGCGTCGAGGAGCCGAGCGATCTCGAGATCGAGTTCCTGCTGGCGGCGGCGACCGCTGCCGGAACGGCGTTCCTCAGGGCCGACTACGAGGTCAATGTCGTCGCTCCCGGACACCAGATCAGATTCAATGGAGCACGCGACATCGACAAGCTGCGTCTTCTCTCGGCCCTGGTGCGATCGGGCAGAGTCGAACTGCCCTCGCACGACAACCCGAATCACATCGTCATCTGCTCCGTCGGGGATCAGCGCGGGCAGGAACTCGCCTCGCACTTCTCCCGCCGTGTGCCGGTGACTCTGCGCACGCTCAGCGAGATCGACGATCTGACGATGCTCGGCCTCAGCGAGGATCTGCCGGAGTCGTGGACGACCTTCGAGTCGAGGCGATCCGGCAGCGGCACCGGTCGGACTGCGACCGGGTCGGGAACTGCCGGGGCCGGTGGTCCCTCCTCGGCGCCGGGTGGCACGAGTTCGACACCGGGCGACGCGACCTCGACTCCGCAGGGGGTGCGCCGATGA
- a CDS encoding AAA family ATPase codes for MSTSQEGTQTNSVIGAEHIEWVQNLTSRARTAMNSVLEGKDDAVGLSLIALLAGGHVLLEDVPGVGKTLLARAMGKVVDGSVRRIQFTPDLLPTDVVGVNLFNQETRHFEFRQGPVFANIVIADEINRASPKTQSAMLECMAEGQATIDGQTYPMPTPFIVVATQNPIDMEGTYALPEAQRDRFLTRISLGYPATADEVDLLDNQIQNDPLETAAAVTNLEQITQARTIVRHVSASRQLREYIVAILHATRNDQAILLGSSPRGGVHLLRAAKARAALSGRTFVTPDDVQALAPFVLAHRIIPRDGDDADLAADLIGRVIGRVPVSTNQ; via the coding sequence ATGTCGACCAGCCAAGAAGGTACACAGACCAATTCCGTGATCGGCGCCGAACACATCGAGTGGGTGCAGAATCTGACGTCGCGGGCACGCACGGCGATGAACTCGGTCCTCGAGGGCAAGGATGACGCTGTCGGGCTCTCGCTCATCGCGCTGCTCGCCGGCGGGCACGTCCTCCTCGAAGATGTCCCGGGCGTCGGCAAGACACTGCTGGCCCGTGCCATGGGCAAGGTCGTCGACGGTTCCGTGCGCCGCATCCAGTTCACTCCGGACCTGCTGCCCACCGACGTCGTGGGTGTGAACCTGTTCAACCAGGAGACTCGTCACTTCGAGTTCCGGCAGGGCCCGGTGTTCGCCAACATCGTCATCGCCGATGAGATCAACCGTGCGTCCCCGAAGACGCAGTCGGCGATGCTCGAGTGCATGGCCGAGGGACAGGCGACGATCGACGGGCAGACCTATCCGATGCCCACGCCGTTCATCGTCGTCGCCACTCAGAACCCGATCGACATGGAGGGCACCTACGCTCTGCCCGAGGCGCAGCGTGACCGGTTCCTCACGCGCATCTCTCTGGGATACCCGGCGACCGCCGATGAGGTCGATCTGCTGGACAACCAGATCCAGAACGATCCGCTCGAGACCGCGGCCGCGGTGACGAATCTCGAACAGATCACTCAGGCGCGCACGATCGTCCGCCATGTCTCCGCGAGTCGGCAGCTGCGCGAATACATCGTGGCGATCCTCCATGCCACCCGCAATGATCAGGCGATACTGCTCGGCAGCTCCCCGCGCGGCGGAGTCCACCTGCTGCGTGCGGCGAAGGCTCGTGCGGCCCTCTCGGGTCGCACCTTCGTCACCCCCGATGATGTGCAGGCCCTGGCCCCGTTCGTCCTCGCCCACCGCATCATCCCCCGCGACGGAGATGACGCAGACCTGGCTGCCGACCTCATCGGTCGAGTGATCGGCCGCGTGCCCGTCTCGACGAACCAGTGA
- a CDS encoding UDP-N-acetylmuramoyl-tripeptide--D-alanyl-D-alanine ligase, with protein sequence MKRLTAAEIATALSGELYGIDPETPLTAGVVTDSREVGPGDIYVARRGESFDGIEFAAAAVEAGAALIIGESVPTVDDEPLPSVVVADATEALGQLAKHSIEGLRADGELTVIAITGSVGKTTVKDLAADLLSGEAETVWPPNSYNNEVGVPLTALRADESTRFLVLEMGARSIGNLAYLTSLIRPDIAVELAVGTAHSGVFGSIENTARAKAELVESLTAGSTAVLNADDTRVSAMREVLAPEVTTLWFSQRESLPEWVEADDRVVRGTSVTTDSSGHPTFTLTLPGEEPRDVRLALIGEHHVGNALAAAAIAHACGVTTKSIVTTLSTSSAASRWRMELIDSPSGVTVLNDAYNANPESMRASLKTLASMGRGDEETSPRRTFAVLGEMLELGDESVSAHSDIGELVVRLNITRTIVVGDGAKPIFNAANLEGSWGNEAAWVATAAEARDLLSAELAPGDIVLFKSSRDAGLRYLGDEIAGVSGAQ encoded by the coding sequence ATGAAGCGACTGACTGCAGCCGAGATCGCAACCGCCCTGAGCGGCGAGTTGTACGGCATCGACCCCGAGACCCCATTGACCGCCGGTGTGGTGACCGACTCGAGAGAAGTCGGACCCGGCGATATCTACGTCGCCCGCCGAGGCGAGAGCTTCGACGGCATCGAATTCGCCGCCGCCGCCGTCGAGGCGGGAGCGGCCCTGATCATCGGCGAATCCGTCCCCACCGTCGACGACGAGCCGCTGCCGTCCGTCGTCGTCGCCGATGCCACCGAAGCGCTCGGCCAGCTGGCCAAGCACAGCATCGAGGGCCTGCGCGCCGACGGTGAGCTGACCGTCATCGCGATCACCGGATCAGTCGGCAAGACCACCGTCAAGGACCTCGCCGCGGACCTGCTCTCCGGTGAGGCCGAGACCGTGTGGCCGCCGAACTCGTACAACAACGAGGTCGGTGTTCCGCTGACGGCTCTGCGGGCCGACGAGTCCACCCGCTTCCTCGTCCTCGAGATGGGGGCCCGGTCGATCGGCAACCTCGCCTACCTGACCAGCCTCATCCGGCCCGATATCGCCGTCGAACTCGCCGTGGGCACCGCTCATTCGGGAGTCTTCGGTTCGATCGAGAACACGGCTCGGGCCAAGGCCGAGCTCGTCGAGTCCCTGACCGCCGGGTCGACCGCCGTGCTCAACGCCGACGACACCCGCGTGTCTGCGATGCGCGAAGTCCTCGCCCCCGAGGTGACCACCCTGTGGTTCTCGCAGCGTGAGTCCCTGCCCGAATGGGTCGAAGCGGATGACCGGGTCGTGCGCGGCACCTCCGTGACCACGGACTCCTCCGGCCACCCGACCTTCACCCTCACTCTGCCCGGTGAGGAGCCGCGGGACGTGCGTCTGGCGCTCATCGGCGAACACCACGTCGGCAATGCCCTGGCCGCCGCCGCCATCGCCCACGCCTGCGGAGTCACCACGAAGTCGATCGTGACGACCCTGTCCACCTCCTCGGCGGCCAGCCGCTGGCGGATGGAGCTCATCGACTCGCCCTCGGGCGTGACCGTGCTCAACGACGCCTACAACGCGAATCCCGAATCCATGCGGGCCTCGCTGAAGACCCTGGCTTCGATGGGCCGCGGGGACGAGGAGACCAGCCCGCGCCGCACCTTCGCCGTGCTCGGTGAGATGCTCGAGCTCGGTGACGAGTCGGTGTCCGCGCACTCTGACATCGGCGAGCTCGTCGTGCGTCTCAACATCACCCGCACCATCGTCGTCGGCGATGGCGCCAAACCGATCTTCAACGCCGCGAACCTCGAAGGCTCCTGGGGCAACGAGGCGGCCTGGGTCGCCACGGCGGCAGAGGCGAGAGATCTGCTGAGCGCCGAACTCGCGCCCGGCGACATCGTCCTGTTCAAGTCCTCCCGAGACGCCGGTCTGCGCTACCTCGGAGACGAAATCGCCGGAGTATCGGGGGCCCAATGA
- the mraY gene encoding phospho-N-acetylmuramoyl-pentapeptide-transferase, with product MIAVLLAACLALIFALVGTPLFIRVLVRKGYGQFVRDDGPTSHATKRGTPTMGGVVIIGAAVLAYLLGHLFTGSVPTASGLLVLWLAAGLAVVGFLDDFIKIKKQRSLGLRPMPKLIGQAFVGISFAVLALQFPNSFGETPASTKISFIRDTNLDLAFGSAILGLILFVIWANLIVTAVSNAVNLTDGLDGLAAGASVVVFAAYVVIGTWQSTQNCNLMSEATNACYYMRDPRDLAMVAGAMAAACFGFLWFNTSPAKIFMGDTGSLAIGGAFAGLAIMSRTELLLIVLGGLFVIITLSVIIQVASFKTTGKRVFRMAPLQHHFELKGWAEVTIVVRFWIIAALFVIAGICLFYADWVARVG from the coding sequence ATGATTGCCGTACTGCTCGCAGCCTGCCTGGCTCTCATCTTCGCCCTTGTCGGCACCCCGCTGTTCATCCGGGTGCTCGTCAGGAAGGGATACGGCCAGTTCGTCCGTGACGACGGTCCGACCTCGCACGCGACGAAGCGCGGGACTCCGACCATGGGCGGCGTCGTCATCATCGGTGCCGCCGTGCTCGCCTACCTGCTCGGACACCTGTTCACCGGTTCCGTGCCGACGGCGTCCGGTCTGCTCGTGCTGTGGCTGGCTGCGGGACTGGCGGTCGTCGGCTTCCTCGACGACTTCATCAAGATCAAGAAGCAGCGGTCCCTGGGGCTGCGCCCGATGCCGAAGCTCATCGGACAGGCCTTCGTCGGCATCTCGTTCGCCGTCCTCGCCCTGCAGTTCCCGAACTCCTTCGGCGAGACCCCGGCCTCGACGAAGATCTCGTTCATCCGCGACACGAACCTCGACCTCGCCTTCGGGTCCGCGATCCTCGGTCTCATCCTGTTCGTCATCTGGGCGAACCTCATCGTCACCGCCGTGTCGAACGCGGTGAACCTCACCGATGGTCTCGACGGTCTGGCCGCCGGCGCCTCGGTGGTCGTCTTCGCCGCCTACGTCGTCATCGGCACCTGGCAGTCGACCCAGAACTGCAACCTCATGTCCGAGGCCACGAACGCCTGCTACTACATGCGCGACCCGCGCGACCTCGCGATGGTCGCCGGCGCCATGGCCGCGGCCTGCTTCGGCTTCCTGTGGTTCAACACCTCGCCGGCGAAGATCTTCATGGGCGACACCGGTTCGCTGGCCATCGGCGGCGCCTTCGCCGGACTGGCGATCATGTCGCGCACCGAGCTGCTGCTCATCGTCCTCGGCGGACTCTTCGTCATCATCACCCTGTCCGTGATCATCCAGGTCGCCTCCTTCAAGACCACCGGCAAGCGCGTGTTCCGAATGGCCCCGCTGCAGCACCACTTCGAACTCAAGGGCTGGGCCGAAGTGACGATCGTGGTGAGATTCTGGATCATCGCCGCCCTCTTCGTCATCGCCGGAATCTGCCTCTTCTATGCCGATTGGGTGGCCCGCGTTGGCTGA
- the mraZ gene encoding division/cell wall cluster transcriptional repressor MraZ — MFLGTHMQKLDDKGRLILPAKFREELSPGLVLTRGQENCLTLFPTTEFEAEHARIQNAPKTNKEARDYQRVFLSAAFADQPDKQGRITVPNILRQYASLTREVAVIGMGNRVEIWDAPTWEDYLVGAQQTFAEREEEVIPGVI; from the coding sequence ATGTTCTTGGGCACTCATATGCAGAAGCTCGACGACAAAGGTCGCCTCATCCTGCCCGCAAAGTTCCGCGAGGAGCTGTCGCCCGGACTCGTTCTGACCCGTGGCCAGGAGAACTGCCTCACCCTGTTCCCCACCACGGAGTTCGAAGCCGAGCACGCGCGAATCCAGAACGCGCCGAAGACGAATAAGGAAGCCCGCGATTACCAGCGTGTGTTCCTGTCGGCGGCATTTGCGGACCAACCGGACAAACAGGGACGCATCACGGTCCCGAACATATTGCGGCAGTACGCATCACTGACACGGGAAGTCGCAGTGATCGGCATGGGCAACCGAGTCGAGATCTGGGATGCACCGACCTGGGAGGACTACCTCGTCGGCGCTCAGCAGACCTTCGCCGAACGCGAGGAGGAGGTGATCCCCGGAGTGATCTGA
- a CDS encoding UDP-N-acetylmuramoyl-L-alanyl-D-glutamate--2,6-diaminopimelate ligase: MRFSQLLPIAPGTLHGDPETEVTGVSHDSRAVSPGQLYAALPGANVHGAKFAPELIRAGVSAVLTDEAGWQLITESLSADEADRQLLAGVTALIVEAPRSVLGFVSAAVYGTTSVPELIGVTGTNGKTTTTYLADGMLAALGHRTAVIGTVAILIAGDTVPSVRTTPEAPELHALFKKMREAEVDTCSMEVSSHALSQHRVDGAHFRVAGFTNLSQDHLDFHNTMEEYFEAKAQLFTRTFSDTAVIVVEDEWGERMTEAAQVPVRTLGRDERSQWRIEHTPGVSDFVLHLGEGESIRLRSPLPGDFNVTNTALAASMLIESGIPAAAIDAIGRSFAATVPGRMEIIDVSGPRALGESHPEVLPRAIVDYSHTPDAIAKALRTLHADSDELIIVFGAGGDRDRGKRFGMGQAAAREADVIVLTDDNPRTEDPDTIRAAIRQGIDAEVDAGRARVKKIIEVPDRGAAIDEAIAGADACATVLIAGKGHETGQTVGTAVTDFDDRARTRSALSMRLGGAQPGKVHR; this comes from the coding sequence ATGCGTTTTTCACAGCTGCTGCCGATCGCACCCGGCACCCTCCACGGCGACCCCGAGACAGAGGTCACCGGAGTTTCCCATGACTCGCGAGCGGTCTCACCCGGTCAGCTCTACGCGGCACTTCCGGGGGCGAACGTCCACGGAGCGAAGTTCGCCCCCGAACTGATCCGTGCCGGCGTCAGCGCCGTCCTCACCGACGAAGCCGGCTGGCAGCTCATCACCGAATCCCTCAGCGCGGACGAGGCAGACAGGCAGCTTCTCGCCGGAGTGACCGCACTCATCGTCGAAGCGCCCCGCTCCGTGCTCGGGTTCGTCTCCGCAGCCGTCTACGGGACCACCTCGGTGCCGGAGCTCATCGGAGTCACCGGAACGAACGGGAAGACGACGACGACCTACCTGGCCGACGGAATGCTCGCGGCGCTCGGCCACCGCACCGCCGTCATCGGGACTGTCGCCATCCTCATCGCCGGTGACACCGTTCCCAGTGTGCGCACGACGCCGGAAGCCCCCGAACTCCACGCACTGTTCAAGAAGATGCGCGAGGCCGAGGTCGACACCTGCTCGATGGAGGTCTCCTCCCACGCGCTCAGCCAGCACCGCGTCGACGGGGCGCACTTCCGCGTCGCAGGATTCACGAACCTGTCCCAGGACCACCTCGACTTCCACAACACGATGGAGGAGTACTTCGAGGCGAAGGCCCAGCTGTTCACCCGGACGTTCTCCGACACGGCCGTCATCGTCGTCGAAGACGAATGGGGCGAGCGGATGACGGAGGCCGCACAGGTGCCGGTGCGCACCCTGGGACGCGACGAGCGCAGTCAGTGGCGCATCGAACACACCCCAGGCGTTTCGGACTTCGTGCTCCACCTCGGCGAAGGGGAGAGCATCCGACTGCGCTCACCGCTGCCCGGCGACTTCAACGTCACGAACACGGCGCTGGCGGCCTCGATGCTCATCGAATCGGGCATCCCGGCCGCAGCCATCGACGCCATCGGCCGCAGCTTCGCGGCCACGGTGCCCGGACGGATGGAGATCATCGACGTCTCCGGACCGCGAGCTCTCGGGGAATCCCACCCGGAGGTCCTGCCGCGGGCCATCGTCGACTACTCGCACACCCCCGATGCGATCGCGAAGGCACTTAGGACCCTGCACGCCGATTCCGACGAACTCATCATCGTCTTCGGCGCAGGAGGCGACCGCGACCGCGGCAAACGCTTCGGAATGGGGCAGGCCGCGGCTCGTGAAGCCGATGTGATCGTACTCACCGATGACAATCCGCGCACCGAGGACCCGGATACTATCCGCGCCGCCATCAGGCAGGGCATCGACGCCGAGGTGGATGCGGGGCGGGCCCGTGTGAAAAAGATCATCGAAGTGCCCGATCGCGGTGCCGCCATCGATGAGGCGATCGCGGGAGCGGACGCCTGCGCAACCGTGCTCATCGCAGGCAAGGGGCACGAGACAGGCCAGACCGTGGGCACCGCGGTCACCGATTTCGACGACCGGGCCAGGACACGCTCAGCGCTGTCCATGCGACTGGGCGGCGCACAACCAGGTAAAGTTCACAGATGA
- the rsmH gene encoding 16S rRNA (cytosine(1402)-N(4))-methyltransferase RsmH → MTAQHVPVLLQRVVELIGVGVDAARVAGLTPVVVDGTLGMGGHAEAVLSAFDDVHLVGIDRDLQAIDIATARLAPFADRTDIVHAVDDELPDVLADLGIEAISAILLDLGVSSLQLDEDERGFSYARPAPLDMRMDRTQELTAAKVLATYSESELRRILREYGEEKLAGRIAKIIVTDRTHTPWETSDQLAAMLSRVIPQTKKKSHPAKRTFQALRIEVNDELGVLRTALPAALEALHIGGVAVIESYQSLEDTIVKKTFRAATTSSAPPDLPVVPEAHQPWLTEIIRGAEMADEQEAETNPRAASVRLRAVQKIREARS, encoded by the coding sequence ATGACAGCTCAGCACGTACCGGTGCTCCTTCAGCGCGTGGTCGAACTCATCGGCGTCGGGGTCGACGCCGCACGTGTTGCCGGACTCACCCCGGTCGTCGTCGACGGCACCTTGGGCATGGGCGGGCACGCCGAAGCCGTGCTGAGCGCCTTCGACGACGTCCACCTCGTCGGCATCGACCGCGATCTGCAGGCCATCGACATCGCCACCGCACGTCTGGCCCCCTTCGCCGACCGCACCGATATCGTCCACGCCGTCGACGATGAGCTGCCCGACGTGCTCGCCGACCTCGGCATCGAGGCGATCAGCGCGATCCTGCTCGACCTGGGGGTGTCCTCCCTCCAACTGGACGAAGACGAGCGCGGATTCTCCTACGCCCGGCCGGCGCCCCTGGACATGCGCATGGACCGCACCCAGGAACTCACGGCCGCGAAGGTGCTCGCCACGTACTCCGAATCCGAGCTGCGTCGCATCCTTCGCGAATACGGCGAGGAGAAGCTGGCCGGCAGGATCGCGAAGATCATCGTCACCGACCGGACGCACACTCCGTGGGAGACCTCGGACCAGCTCGCAGCCATGCTCTCGCGGGTGATTCCGCAGACGAAGAAGAAGTCGCATCCCGCCAAACGCACCTTCCAGGCCCTGCGCATCGAGGTCAACGACGAGCTCGGGGTGCTGCGCACCGCACTGCCGGCGGCACTGGAAGCACTGCACATCGGGGGAGTAGCCGTCATCGAGTCCTACCAGTCATTGGAGGACACGATCGTGAAGAAGACCTTCCGGGCGGCCACGACCTCCTCGGCGCCGCCGGACCTGCCGGTCGTGCCCGAAGCGCACCAGCCCTGGCTGACCGAGATCATCCGGGGCGCCGAAATGGCTGATGAGCAAGAAGCAGAGACCAACCCGCGGGCGGCGAGCGTCCGACTGCGGGCAGTGCAGAAGATCAGGGAGGCACGATCGTGA
- a CDS encoding peptidoglycan D,D-transpeptidase FtsI family protein — translation MGSAKTRLKKKRKGDGPNLRLRMGIIAALSVLALLITSGRLVSIQGMDSMKLAEKALSNRLVTRTLPADRGQILAADGAVLADSVSRYQLVVDQQNVAQYEVDGELVGAWGAAEALSKPLNTDPGLLYPKLVGDKRWNPVAKGLTSETWREVKKLGVLGVSAEEYAVRSYPAGGVAGNLVGFLSSDGTAQAGLEMAYDEQLSGTDGQQQYERGARGEIIPLGDNNMKDAVDGQGLQTTIDPAMQYYAQQAIEEQRKKHEAESASIVIKEIKTGRIITAADAPTVDPNSPGKVDGPDRGSRIFTDVFEPGSTAKMVTAASLLDQGLVTPEQEFTVPDKWKAPNDEEFRDSHEHPDEKLTFAGILAESSNTGTVLAGKELTEAQRYEYMKKFGFGSSSGIGFPAETAGILHPYEDWDGRTKYTVMFGQGVAANAIQTTDVISTIANGGVHVPSRLVDGMISPNGRTISTPAGENERIVSEKAADETLRMLEGVVAEGTGKSAQVSGYRVAGKTGTAQAPAAEGGGYDGYTASFVGVLPAEDPELAISVTLQRPRNGYYGGQAAAPVFSDVAGFAMRHLKIPPSTQKPDLPAREWK, via the coding sequence ATGGGCTCAGCCAAGACCCGACTGAAGAAGAAGCGCAAGGGCGATGGCCCCAATCTGCGTCTGCGGATGGGCATCATCGCCGCGCTGTCGGTCCTCGCTCTCCTCATCACCTCCGGCCGACTCGTGTCGATCCAGGGCATGGACTCGATGAAGCTGGCGGAGAAGGCGCTGTCGAACCGGCTCGTCACCCGGACCCTGCCGGCCGACCGCGGACAGATCCTCGCCGCCGACGGCGCCGTGCTCGCCGACAGCGTCTCCCGCTACCAGCTCGTCGTCGACCAGCAGAACGTCGCCCAATACGAGGTCGACGGCGAACTCGTGGGTGCATGGGGTGCGGCCGAAGCCTTGTCGAAGCCGCTGAACACCGACCCCGGTCTGCTCTACCCGAAGCTCGTCGGTGACAAACGCTGGAACCCCGTCGCCAAGGGACTGACCTCGGAGACGTGGCGTGAGGTGAAGAAGCTCGGAGTCCTCGGCGTCTCCGCCGAGGAGTACGCAGTGCGTTCATATCCCGCTGGCGGAGTCGCCGGCAACCTCGTCGGCTTCCTCAGCTCCGACGGCACGGCTCAGGCCGGACTGGAAATGGCCTATGACGAACAGCTGTCGGGCACGGACGGCCAACAGCAGTACGAACGCGGGGCACGCGGAGAGATCATTCCGCTCGGCGACAACAACATGAAGGACGCCGTCGACGGTCAGGGACTGCAGACGACGATCGACCCTGCGATGCAGTACTACGCTCAGCAGGCCATCGAGGAGCAGCGGAAGAAGCACGAAGCCGAATCCGCCTCGATCGTCATCAAGGAGATCAAGACCGGACGGATCATCACCGCCGCGGACGCTCCCACTGTCGACCCGAACTCTCCCGGCAAGGTCGACGGTCCCGACCGCGGCTCGCGCATCTTCACCGACGTCTTCGAACCCGGTTCGACCGCGAAGATGGTCACCGCCGCATCTTTGCTCGACCAGGGGCTCGTGACTCCCGAACAGGAGTTCACCGTCCCCGACAAGTGGAAGGCGCCGAACGACGAAGAGTTCCGCGACTCCCACGAACACCCCGACGAGAAGCTCACCTTCGCCGGAATCCTCGCCGAATCCTCGAACACCGGCACCGTGCTGGCCGGAAAGGAACTCACCGAGGCGCAGCGCTACGAATACATGAAGAAGTTCGGCTTCGGCTCCAGCTCGGGCATCGGCTTCCCGGCCGAGACTGCAGGCATCCTGCACCCCTACGAAGACTGGGACGGACGCACGAAGTACACCGTGATGTTCGGTCAGGGTGTGGCCGCGAACGCGATCCAGACCACCGACGTCATCTCCACCATCGCCAACGGGGGAGTGCACGTGCCCTCCCGTCTGGTCGACGGGATGATCTCACCGAACGGGCGCACCATCTCCACCCCGGCAGGGGAGAACGAGCGGATCGTCAGCGAGAAGGCCGCCGACGAGACCCTGCGGATGCTCGAAGGCGTCGTCGCCGAAGGCACCGGCAAGTCCGCCCAGGTCTCGGGGTACCGAGTGGCCGGCAAGACCGGCACGGCCCAAGCGCCGGCCGCCGAAGGCGGAGGCTACGACGGATACACCGCCTCCTTCGTCGGCGTCCTGCCGGCAGAAGACCCCGAGCTCGCGATCTCCGTGACTTTGCAGAGGCCTCGAAACGGCTACTACGGTGGACAGGCCGCAGCCCCCGTCTTCTCCGACGTCGCGGGCTTCGCCATGCGGCATCTGAAGATCCCACCGTCGACGCAGAAGCCCGACCTGCCCGCTCGAGAATGGAAATGA